GCAGCGGCAGGGCGGGCGGCCGAGGCGGCCCGTCGCGCCGGCCGCAAACGCGAGGAGGCCGCCGCGCTGCGCGACCTGGCGCGCGCGCTCGGCGAGGGCCCGGCCCCGCTGGACGAGGTCGCGGCACGGCTCGCGTCGATCGTCGATCGCGTCGGCGACGAACTTCGCCCGGTCGCGCAGGAGGCGCTGGGCGTGCTTGCGACGGTGCACGCGGATCGGGGACATCCGGACGAGGCACGGGCGGCGGACGAACGGGCGGCGTCGATCGCGGCCGACCTCGGCTTGGAACGCGAGTTCGCACTCCGCGCCGAACGCTCGGGCGCGGTGCAGCTGCTGACCGGCGACGTCGAGGGCGCGCAGGTGACGCTGCGCGAGGGGCTCGAGATCGCGGAGCGCGCGGGTGATGGGGCGGCAGCCGCGCGGATCGCCGCGACCCTGGCCCACGTTCTGGAGGATGCCGGGAACTACGGGGAGGCCGTCCGGCTCACCGAGGTCGCCGAGCAAGGCGGCGCTCCGCACGACGTGACGACCCGCGTCCGGTGGCGGACGGCGCGGGCCCGGGCCCTGGCCCACGGCGGGAACCTCGCGCAGGCCAACGCGCTGGCGCGCGAGGCCGTTCGGCTCGCCGATCAAACCGACGCCGTGGAACTGCGGGCGACCGCACTGATCGAGCTCGCCGAGGTGCTCCGCCTCTCCGGGCGCAGGAACGAAGCGATGCCCCTCGTCCGCAGAGCACTCCGAGCCTTCTCCCGCAAGGGTGCGTCCGTCCGTGCGGCTCGCGCGCGTCGGTTGCTCGCCGAGCTCGACCCGGCGAGCGAGCCCGTCGACGACACGCCCGCCGTTCCGGGAACCGGACCTTCCGCAGGGTCACCGGGCCCGGCGACGGCGTCCACAGCGAGCTCTGGCGAGGTGGCGTACGCGAGCGTCGCGCCGGGAGTCGCTCCCGTCGAGGCCGCGGTTCCCGCCGTTCCGAACGGCACGACGATGGGGACGCAGGTGGTCGAACCGACCGGGGTCCCCGCGCAACCGCAGGGAGCTGCTCCATCGCCTGGAGCCGGGGCGGCCGCGCCGGTCGTCCGGGCCTCGAACGGAGACCCTGCCGAGCCGTTCGGAGCATCGATCGAGCAGGAGTTCGCCGCATTGCAGGAAGATGCCCCGGGCCCCGACCCCAGGTCCGGGTCCATGCCTACATCGGACGGAGCGACCCTGAACGAGGAGTCCGAGCAGGTGGCACCGGCCCCGACGGAGTCGCCGGACGCGGGCGCGGACAAGGGGAAGGGCCGCAAGGGCCTGCGGTTCTGGTAGACCCGGTCCAGACCCGGGCGTCGATCCGGCCAACGACGCGCACGGGTATGTCACACCCATGTGATTCACATGTCTCCACAGGGTTTCCCACATCCGTCGACCCTGGTGGAGGCTGGAGTGACAGGAAACTTCGACACCCGACCGGCGCGGTTGGATTTCCCCAGCGTTCTCCGATGCGCCACCCGCGCCGGCGCCGCTAGCCTCACGCGGTCATCAGCGTCGGACCGGCCGTCGCATCGCTCGGCCGAAGGGGGGAGTGCGCGTGGCTCGAACCGCTGACGACGTCACCCGCCTGCGTCCCGAGCGCGTGCCGCCCCAGAACCTCGAGGCCGAGCAGTCGGTCCTCGGGGCCATGATGCTCTCGTCCGAGGCGATCGCCGACGCCGTCGAGGAACTCCACCCCGACGACTTCTACCGCAGCGCGCACCGCACCGTTTACGACGCGATCCGCGGGATCTACGCGCACGGCGAGCCCGTCGACGTGATCACGGTCACCGAGGAGCTTAAGCGCCGGGGCGATCTCGACCAGATCGGCGGCCCGCTGTACGTCCGCGACCTCGTCGATCAGGTGCCGACCCCGGCGGGGGCGGCGCACTACGCACGCATCGTCGCCCAGTCCGCGCTGCTGCGCCGGTTGATCTCGGCGGCCGCCGACATCATGGAGCTGGGCTACTCGAGTCCCGACGATCCCGAAGGGGTTGCCGACGAGGCCGAGCAGCGGATCTACGACGTCGCTCGCCGTGAGGACAAGGATCAGGTCGCCCACGTCCGCGATCTGATCGATCAAGCGATGGTCGACCTGGAGTCGATCCAGAACCGGGACGAGCAGTTCGCCGGAGTTCCCACGGGGTTCCGCGATCTCGACTCCCTCATGTCGGGCCTGCAGCCCGGAAACCTGATCGTCGTCGCGGCGCGACCGGGCGTCGGCAAGTCCTCGTTCGTGACGAACCTCGCCCGCAACGTCTCGGTCGACGCGCACGCACCGACCGCGATCTTCTCGCTCGAGATGTCGCGCTGGGAGATCGGCATGCGGCTGCTGTGTGGTGAGGCGCGTGTTCCCTGGGACCGAATCCGCAACAAGCGCGTCGGCGCCGAAGACTGGCAGAACATCGTCCGTGCGGCGGAGAACCTACACGAAGCCCCCCTGTCGATCGTCGACGCAGGCAACGTGACGATCGTCGACATCCGCGCTCGGGCGCGGCGACTCGCGACCCGCAAGTCCGGCCTCGGGCTGATCATCGTCGACTACCTGCAGCTGATGTCCTCGCCGAACCGGCGCATCGACAACCGCCAGCAGGAGATCGCCGAGATCAGCCGCAGCCTGAAGCTCCTCGCGAAGGAGCTGCGGATCCCGGTGATCGCGGTCTCCCAGCTCAACCGCGACCCGGAGCGCCGCCAGGACAAGCGTCCTCAGCTCTCCGACTTGCGGGAGTGTGTGACCGGCGACACCCTCGTGCAGATGGCAGACGGCCGGCGGGTACCGATCGAGGGTCTCGTCGGCACCACTCCAGAGGTCCTTGCGATGGCTCCCGACGGACGGATCGTGACGGCGCGGAGCGACCGTGTCTGGCGGGTCGGACGCCGTTCGGTCCGGACGGTCCGGTTGGCCAGCGGCCGGGCGATCCGCTGTACGTCCAAGCACCGGCTCTACGGCGCGGACGGATGGGTCCGTGCGGGCAACGTGTCGGTTGGCGATCGGCTGGCGATCGCACGGACCGTGCCGGAGCCAGCGGATCCGGTCGTGTGGTCCGACGAGCACGTCGCTCTCCTCGGTCAGCTGATCGGCGACGGCAGTTACCTCTCCGGCCAGCCGATGCGCTACACGACCGCCTCCGAGGAGAACAGCCGGGTCGTCGCGGACGGTGCCCGGTCGCTGGGATCGCGCGTGACACGATACGCGGGACGGGGAGCCTGGCACCAATTGTTGATCAGCGGGAACGGCAACCGCTGGTATCCCAAGGGTGTGAACGCGTGGCTGCGCGAGCTCGGCATCTTCGGCCAGCGTTCCCACGTGAAGCGGGTACCCGGATCCGCGTTCCGCCTGTCGGACCGGCAGATCGCTCTGTTGTTGCGCCACCTGTGGGCGACCGACGGATGCATCTTCGTCCGGCCGCCCGGAACCAGGGGCAGTCACTCGGTCTCCTTCGCGACCGCCAGCGCAGGTCTGGCCTCCGATGTGGGAGCGCTCCTGCTGCGGTTGGGAATCGTCGGCAGGATCGCCCGCGTGCGTCAGCGTGGCAGCGCGTGGTACACGGTGGTGGTTTCCGGAGCCGAACCGCAGCGTCGGTTCTTGGACGTCGTCGGGGCGGTCGGACCGCGCGTCGACGTCGCGCATCGGCTCGGGCTACGCCTCGGGCCCGTCCAGTCGGGTACGAACGTCGACACGATTCCTCCCGCGGTGTTCGGGTTGTTGACCGAAGAGATGGAAGCCGCCGGCCTCACTCCGCGGCAGGTGGCCGAACGCCGGGGGATGAGCTTCGGAGGGTTCGCGACGGGGTTCTCACCGTCCCGGACGCTCGTGAAGGAGTGGTCGGAGGTCCTCGGGAGTTCATTGCTACAAGAGATAGCATCCGATGATCTGTTCTGGGATCGTGTCGTGGCGGTCGACGATGTGCTCGAAGAGCAGGAAGTGTTCGACCTTACGGTTCCGGGACTGTCCAGCTGGTTGGCAGATTCTGTCATTTCACATAACAGTGGAGCGATCGAACAGGACGCAGACGTGGTGATGTTCATCCACCGGGACGACTCGGACGTGACGACGAAGGGAACGGCCGACCTGATCGTGGCCAAGCACCGCAACGGGCCGACCGACACGATCCGGCTCGCCTTCCTGCCGAACCTCACCCAGTTCCGCAACTACGCGCCGGGACCGTAGCGGGCGACCCTCGCAAGGACGCGGCTATCGTGCGCACGTGGCTCGCGCGTCCGCCTCCGAAGCTCCGCTCCCGGCCGCAGAACGGCGCCGGCTGCGCACGATCCTCGGACGTCTGCGCAAGCGGTTCGGCGCGTTGGAGCCACCCCGGCGCGTCGATCCGCTCGAGGAGCTCGTACTCACGGTCCTCTCCCAGCACACGAGCGACCTGAACGCCGAGCGGGCGTTCGGTGCACTGCGCGAGCGCTACCCGACGTGGGACCGGGTCCTGGCGGCTCCGTCCGCCGCGCTCGCCGATGCGATCCGGTCGGGAGGTCTGGCGGACACGAAGGCGCCGCGTATCCAGGCGATCCTGCGTGAGATCCACGACCGCGAGGGTTCCTGGGATCTCTCGTGGACCGCCGACGCGAGCGACGGTGAGATCCGCGACTACCTCACGTCGCTCCCGGGTGTGGGCCCCAAGACCGCGGCCGTGGTGCTCTCGTTCGCGCTCGGCCGCGACGCGTTGCCGGTCGACACCCACGTTCATCGCGTGACACGCCGGCTCGGGTTGATCGGTCCGAAGACGAGCGCCGAGGCGGCAGATCGACTGCTGCACGAGCTGGTTCCGGAGGGCTCCCGGGTGCCGCTCCACGTCGGCTTGATCCGCCTGGGCCGCGAGATCTGCAAGGCGGGAACGCCCCGCTGCACCGTGTGTCCCCTCCAGGATCTGTGCCCGAGCGCCGATCCACCCGCACGCCGTCCCGCACGGCACGCCACGGGTGCTTGAGGGGGTCTCTCCCGCGTGGAACCATCGCCGAGAGGCCCGACCGGGCTGACACGGGGGGATGACGATGCTCGCGCAGAGCACGGATGGCTGGGGCGGTCTCGGTTTTACCTTCTGGTTGATCTACGCGATCGTCTTGGTCGTGTACCTGGCGTCGCTCTGGGTCGTCTTCACGAAGGCGGGACGCCCGGGATGGGCCGCGATCATCCCCATCTACAACATCTGGGTGTTGCTCGAGATCGTCGGCCGGCCTGGCTGGTGGTTGATCCTCTACCTGATCCCGATCGTGAACATCGTCGTGCACATCATCGTGCTCGTGGATCTATCGAAGAGCTTCGGCCACGGAGCCGGTTTCGCGATCGGTCTGCTGCTGATCCCGATCATCTTCTTCCCGGTCCTGGCGTGGGGGGACTCCACCTATCGGGGACCGTCCGCACCCGGCGCCCCCGGAGCGGCCCCGGTACCTCCGCCCCCGCCACCACCTGCACCAGCCTGATCGACCCAGTCGTGTGGAGCGGGTGAGGGGAATCGGACCCCCGTCTCGAGCTTGGGAAGCTCGCATTCTGCCATTGAACTACACCCGCAGGACGCTCCTTGCGGAGCGTGTCGAGCCGCGATTCTAGCGCGGCTCGCGCGACGCGGACCCTGGAGCCGACCGGCCACGACCTGCGGGTCTCGTGCTGCCGACCTCGCGGTATCCGCGATCGACGGCTATCCTTCCGTCCCTCATGGCCTCCCTGACGGATCGACACGACGCGGACTTCTGGCCCTCCGTGCTCGCACGCGTGTCGGGGGGGGCTTCGCTCTCGGCCGACGAAGCGGCCGAGGCGATGCGCGCGATCATGGAGGGCGATGCGACGCCCGCCCAGGTCGGTGGGTTGCTCATGGCGCTGCGCACCAAGGGCGAATCGGTCGAGGAGATCGCCGGGTTCGCCGACGTGATGCTCGAGTTCGCCAGCCCCGTCACCGCTCCCGATCCTCTCCCCGGCTTGGTCGTCGTCGACACGTGCGGAACGGGAGGCGACCGATCGGGCACCTTCAACATCTCGACCGTCGGTGCGATCGTGGCGGCCGGCGCCGGCGCGACCGTGGCCAAACACGGGAACCGCGCCGCGACGTCGGACTGCGGGTCCGCCGACCTGCTCGAGGCGCTCGGTGTGCGGATCGATCTCGACGCGGCCGGTGTGCAGCGCTGTCTGACCGAGGCGGGCATCGGGTTCATGTTCGCTCCTGCGTTCCACCCCGCCACCGCGTACGCGGTGGGGATCCGGCGCGAGCTGCGCGTCCCGACGGCGTTCAACTTCCTCGGACCGCTCACGAACCCCGCACGTCCCGGGGCTCAGGTCGTGGGGGTCTCCGACGCTCGGATGCTGCCGCTCGTGGCCGAGGTGCTCGCTCGTCGCGGGGTGCGGGCGAAGGTGTTCCGCGGTGAGGACGGCTTGGACGAGCTGACCACGACGGGACTGTCAACCGTGTACGAGGTCGTGGACGGGAACCTGCACGAGCGCACCCTCGATCCGACCGACCTCGGGTTCGCGAAGGCCTCACCCGACGCACTCCTCGGTGGAGACGTTGATCGCAACGTCGAGATCGCGCGTGAGGTGCTGGCCGGCGCGCCCGGCCCGACCCGCGACGTCGTTATGCTGAACGCGGGCGCCGCCCTCGAGGTGGCCGGGGTCGCCGCGTCGCTCGCGGAGGGGATCGTCGCCGCGGCCGCGTCGATCGACGAGGGCAGGGCGTCGGCGGTGCTCGATCGCTGGGTCGCGTGCTCCGCGGCCGCCACTTCGGCGAACGGGTAGCATCCGCGCCGATGATCCTCTCCGACCGCACGATCCGCGAGGAGCTCGCCGCCGGACGGGTCGTGATCGACCCGCTCGACGAGGCGTGCATCCAGCCGTCGTCGGTCGATCTGCACGTCGACTCGCAGTTCCGCGTGTTCGCGAACTCGCGCTATCCCTACATCGACGTGCAGCGCGAGATGCCCGACCTCACCGAGCTCGTGGAGGTCCCCGGCGAGGAGCCGTTCATCCTGCACCCCGGGGAGTTCGTCCTCGGTTCGACCCTCGAGCGCGTCGCCCTGCCCGACGATCTCGTCGCCCGGCTGGAGGGGAAGTCCTCGCTCGGCCGGTTGGGTCTGCTGATCCACTCGACGGCCGGCTACGTCGACCCCGGTTGGGACGGCTACCTCACGCTCGAGCTCTCGAACGTGGCGAACCTGCCCATCACGATCTACCCGAAGATGAAGATCGGGCAGATCTCGTTCTTCCGGCTCACGACCCCGGCCGACGTCCCGTACGGTTCCTCCGAGGCGGGATCGAAGTACCAGGGACAGCGTGGTCCCACGCCCAGCCGGTTCTTCCGAGACTTCTCGAGTTGAGACTGCGGCGGCTCGAGACCGTCAGGCGGGACGCAGCGCCGTCAAGACGCCCCGCGCGGCCTCGGCGACCTCGGGGATCGGGTCGGAATCCGCGACGTGTGCCACGGCTTCGGCGGTCCGCGGGTCGCCAAGCGCGCCGAGCGCCTTGACGGCGGCCGTCCGCACGTGCTGGTCGGGGTCGCCGAGTGCGGCGAGCGCGTGCTCGACAGCGGCCGGGCCGCCGATCGCGGCCAGCGCCGTCATCGCACG
The sequence above is a segment of the Actinomycetota bacterium genome. Coding sequences within it:
- the dcd gene encoding dCTP deaminase, yielding MILSDRTIREELAAGRVVIDPLDEACIQPSSVDLHVDSQFRVFANSRYPYIDVQREMPDLTELVEVPGEEPFILHPGEFVLGSTLERVALPDDLVARLEGKSSLGRLGLLIHSTAGYVDPGWDGYLTLELSNVANLPITIYPKMKIGQISFFRLTTPADVPYGSSEAGSKYQGQRGPTPSRFFRDFSS
- a CDS encoding DUF5684 domain-containing protein: MLAQSTDGWGGLGFTFWLIYAIVLVVYLASLWVVFTKAGRPGWAAIIPIYNIWVLLEIVGRPGWWLILYLIPIVNIVVHIIVLVDLSKSFGHGAGFAIGLLLIPIIFFPVLAWGDSTYRGPSAPGAPGAAPVPPPPPPPAPA
- the trpD gene encoding anthranilate phosphoribosyltransferase, with amino-acid sequence MASLTDRHDADFWPSVLARVSGGASLSADEAAEAMRAIMEGDATPAQVGGLLMALRTKGESVEEIAGFADVMLEFASPVTAPDPLPGLVVVDTCGTGGDRSGTFNISTVGAIVAAGAGATVAKHGNRAATSDCGSADLLEALGVRIDLDAAGVQRCLTEAGIGFMFAPAFHPATAYAVGIRRELRVPTAFNFLGPLTNPARPGAQVVGVSDARMLPLVAEVLARRGVRAKVFRGEDGLDELTTTGLSTVYEVVDGNLHERTLDPTDLGFAKASPDALLGGDVDRNVEIAREVLAGAPGPTRDVVMLNAGAALEVAGVAASLAEGIVAAAASIDEGRASAVLDRWVACSAAATSANG
- the nth gene encoding endonuclease III, coding for MARASASEAPLPAAERRRLRTILGRLRKRFGALEPPRRVDPLEELVLTVLSQHTSDLNAERAFGALRERYPTWDRVLAAPSAALADAIRSGGLADTKAPRIQAILREIHDREGSWDLSWTADASDGEIRDYLTSLPGVGPKTAAVVLSFALGRDALPVDTHVHRVTRRLGLIGPKTSAEAADRLLHELVPEGSRVPLHVGLIRLGREICKAGTPRCTVCPLQDLCPSADPPARRPARHATGA
- a CDS encoding replicative DNA helicase yields the protein MARTADDVTRLRPERVPPQNLEAEQSVLGAMMLSSEAIADAVEELHPDDFYRSAHRTVYDAIRGIYAHGEPVDVITVTEELKRRGDLDQIGGPLYVRDLVDQVPTPAGAAHYARIVAQSALLRRLISAAADIMELGYSSPDDPEGVADEAEQRIYDVARREDKDQVAHVRDLIDQAMVDLESIQNRDEQFAGVPTGFRDLDSLMSGLQPGNLIVVAARPGVGKSSFVTNLARNVSVDAHAPTAIFSLEMSRWEIGMRLLCGEARVPWDRIRNKRVGAEDWQNIVRAAENLHEAPLSIVDAGNVTIVDIRARARRLATRKSGLGLIIVDYLQLMSSPNRRIDNRQQEIAEISRSLKLLAKELRIPVIAVSQLNRDPERRQDKRPQLSDLRECVTGDTLVQMADGRRVPIEGLVGTTPEVLAMAPDGRIVTARSDRVWRVGRRSVRTVRLASGRAIRCTSKHRLYGADGWVRAGNVSVGDRLAIARTVPEPADPVVWSDEHVALLGQLIGDGSYLSGQPMRYTTASEENSRVVADGARSLGSRVTRYAGRGAWHQLLISGNGNRWYPKGVNAWLRELGIFGQRSHVKRVPGSAFRLSDRQIALLLRHLWATDGCIFVRPPGTRGSHSVSFATASAGLASDVGALLLRLGIVGRIARVRQRGSAWYTVVVSGAEPQRRFLDVVGAVGPRVDVAHRLGLRLGPVQSGTNVDTIPPAVFGLLTEEMEAAGLTPRQVAERRGMSFGGFATGFSPSRTLVKEWSEVLGSSLLQEIASDDLFWDRVVAVDDVLEEQEVFDLTVPGLSSWLADSVISHNSGAIEQDADVVMFIHRDDSDVTTKGTADLIVAKHRNGPTDTIRLAFLPNLTQFRNYAPGP